In Humulus lupulus chromosome 7, drHumLupu1.1, whole genome shotgun sequence, the following are encoded in one genomic region:
- the LOC133790167 gene encoding formin-like protein 13 encodes MGFHFPYMLAFLSLVFAGSYGVQYSPELYWKSVLPNTPMPKAVTDLLQSGKSSKGRVSVNTRHEGKPTQLPPLPIPSPKLPIPSLPLPPLPPLPPMPSLPLPPLPPLPPIPIPPSNTRHMGKPTQLPPKPSLPLPPLPPLPPIPIPPSNTRHVSKPTQFPPTPPSNTRHMGKPAQLPPKPSLPLPPLPPLPPMPIPPSNTRHMGKPTQLPPSPIPLPPIPIPPGNTRHMSKPAQLPPLPITLPKLPIPSLPIPSLPIPGLTFTTYAASSETQLLHDNNPNVALFFLEKDIQPGTKMMSLDFIKSGTSSNQATFLPRQEAQSIPFSSKKVPQILNQLSLKPQSVEAEMVKQTIKECEAQSIIKGEEKYCATSLESMIDFTTSKLGKNVQAISTQVESGHSAMHNCTITQVEKKRNSAGSSSDVRTVACHKQNYPFAVFYCHTTQATEAYVVTLVGADGTKAKAVAACHKDTSQWNPNYLAFQILKVKPGTVPICHFLPEDHIVWIQN; translated from the coding sequence GAAAGTCGAGCAAAGGAAGAGTATCTGTAAACACAAGACATGAGGGCAAGCCAACACAATTACCACCATTACCAATACCATCACCAAAATTACCAATACCTTCATTACcattaccaccactaccaccattACCACCTATGCCTTCATTACcattaccaccactaccaccattGCCACCAATACCAATACCACCAAGCAACACAAGGCATATGGGCAAGCCAACACAATTACCACCAAAGCCTTCATTACcattaccaccactaccaccattACCACCAATACCAATACCACCAAGCAACACAAGGCATGTGAGCAAGCCAACACAATTCCCACCAACACCACCAAGCAACACAAGGCATATGGGCAAGCCAGCACAATTACCACCAAAGCCTTCATTGCcattaccaccactaccaccattACCACCAATGCCAATACCACCAAGCAACACAAGGCATATGGGCAAGCCAACACAATTACCACCATCACCAATACCATTACCACCAATACCAATACCACCAGGCAACACAAGGCATATGAGTAAGCCTGCACAATTACCACCATTGCCAATAACATTACCAAAATTACCAATACCTTCATTACCAATACCTTCATTACCAATACCAGGACTTACTTTTACTACTTATGCAGCATCAAGTGAGACTCAACTACTTCATGACAATAATCCAAATGTGGCTCTATTCTTCTTGGAGAAGGACATTCAGCCAGGCACTAAAATGATGAGCTTAGATTTCATCAAGAGTGGTACTAGTTCTAACCAAGCAACTTTCTTGCCCCGCCAAGAAGCTCAATCAATCCCTTTCTCATCTAAAAAAGTGCCTCAAATTTTGAACCAACTTTCATTGAAACCACAGTCGGTTGAGGCTGAGATGGTGAAGCAAACAATCAAGGAGTGTGAAGCTCAGTCAATCATCAAAGGTGAAGAAAAGTATTGTGCCACTTCGCTAGAGTCAATGATCGACTTCACCACTTCCAAGCTTGGAAAAAATGTACAAGCAATCTCTACACAAGTGGAGAGTGGTCATTCTGCCATGCACAACTGCACTATAACACAAGTTGAAAAGAAGAGAAACTCAGCAGGAAGTAGTAGTGATGTCAGAACTGTTGCTTGTCACAAGCAAAACTATCCATTTGCAGTGTTCTATTGCCACACAACACAAGCCACCGAGGCTTATGTGGTGACCTTAGTAGGTGCTGATGGCACCAAAGCTAAGGCAGTCGCTGCTTGTCATAAAGACACCTCTCAATGGAATCCAAACTACTTAGCCTTTCAAATCCTTAAAGTTAAACCAGGAACTGTTCCAATCTGTCATTTCCTTCCTGAGGATCATATAGTCTGGattcaaaactag
- the LOC133789297 gene encoding pentatricopeptide repeat-containing protein At4g02750 — protein MFVSRRFRQFHGSCLHCSFQNQFSTVTTTPNPIPSKKALTQKHNPKNKKPSSNISDSDVIQWNVAISSHMRSGQLEAALRIFNAMPRRTVVSFNAMISGYLTNEMFDLARDLFEKMPQRDLVSWNVMLSGYVRNKNLGAARELFDRMPERDVVSWNAMLSGYAQYGYVDEARKIFEKMPERNGISWNGLLSAYVQNGRIEEACQLFNSKTDWEVVSWNCLMGGYVRKKRLADARQLFDQMPTRDAVSWNIMITGYAQNGDLSEASRLFEESPVRDVFAWTAIVSGYVQHGTLDEARSIFDKMPVKNPVSWNAIIAGYVQCKRMDVASELFEAMPCRNVSSWNTMLTGYAQSGDVAQARSIFDRMPQRDTISWAAMIAGYAQNGHGEEALQLFVGMKREGERLSRSSYTCALSTCAEIAALELGKQMHGGLVKSGFETGCYVGNALLVMYSKCGSIEEAYDVFKELQQKDIVSWNTIIAGYARHGFGKEALVIFESMKAAGIIPDDVTMVGVLSACSHTGLVDRGTEYFYRMNQQYGITANSKHYTCMIDLLGRAGRLDEAQNLMKTMPFEPDGATWGALLGASRIHGNTELGEKAAKKIFELEPENAGMYVLISNLYAASGRWSDVRNMRLKMRDKGVKKVPGYSWVEAQNKVHTFSVGDSVHPDKDKIYAFLEELDFKMKQEGYISSTKLVLHDVEEEEKEHMLKYHSEKLAVAFAILSTPSGRTIRVMKNLRVCEDCHSAFKLISKIVGRLIILRDSYRFHHFSGGSCSCGDYW, from the exons ATGTTCGTGAGCCGGCGATTCAGACAGTTCCACGGCAGCTGCTTGCATTGTTCCTTTCAGAACCAATTCAGTACTGTCACCACAACTCCAAATCCAATTCCCTCAAAAAAAGCATTGACTCAGAAGCACAATCCCAAGAATAAGAAGCCATCTTCCAACATCTCAGACTCTGACGTCATACAATGGAATGTGGCAATCAGTTCTCACATGCGCAGCGGCCAATTGGAGGCTGCTCTTCGCATCTTCAATGCTATGCCTCGACGCACTGTCGTCTCCTTCAATGCCATGATTTCTGGGTACCTTACAAATGAGATGTTTGATCTTGCACGGGACCTGTTTGAGAAAATGCCCCAGAGAGACTTGGTGTCATGGAACGTTATGCTTAGTGGGTATGTCAGGAATAAGAATCTTGGTGCTGCACGTGAGCTGTTTGATAGAATGCCAGAGAGGGATGTTGTTTCCTGGAATGCTATGTTATCTGGTTATGCCCAGTATGGTTATGTTGACGAAGCAAGGAAGATTTTTGAGAAGATGCCGGAAAGGAATGGGATTTCGTGGAATGGTTTGCTTTCAGCATATGTGCAAAATGGGAGAATAGAGGAGGCTTGTCAGTTGTTTAATTCCAAAACAGATTGGGAAGTGGTTTCTTGGAACTGTTTGATGGGTGGATATGTGAGGAAAAAGAGGTTAGCTGATGCTAGACAGCTTTTTGATCAAATGCCTACTAGGGATGCTGTTTCTTGGAATATAATGATTACGGGTTATGCTCAAAATGGGGACTTGTCTGAAGCTAGTCGTCTATTCGAGGAGTCCCCTGTTAGAGATGTATTTGCGTGGACAGCAATTGTGTCAGGTTATGTGCAGCATGGAACATTGGATGAAGCAAGATCAATATTTGATAAAATGCCGGTAAAGAATCCAGTGTCGTGGAATGCAATTATTGCGGGGTATGTTCAATGTAAGAGAATGGATGTGGCAAGTGAATTGTTTGAGGCAATGCCATGTAGAAATGTCAGTTCTTGGAATACAATGCTCACTGGATATGCACAGAGTGGTGATGTAGCCCAAGCAAGGTCTATCTTTGATAGAATGCCTCAACGTGATACCATCTCTTGGGCAGCTATGATTGCTGGCTATGCTCAAAATGGCCATGGAGAGGAGGCTTTACAGCTATTTGTGGGGATGAAAAGAGAAGGCGAAAGGTTATCTAGGTCTTCTTATACCTGCGCTTTGAGCACATGTGCTGAGATTGCTGCTCTAGAGTTGGGGAAGCAAATGCATGGAGGACTGGTAAAATCAGGATTTGAAACTGGTTGCTATGTAGGGAATGCACTCCTTGTAATGTATTCTAAATGTGGAAGCATAGAAGAAGCATATGATGTGTTTAAAGAGTTACAACAAAAAGATATTGTCTCATGGAACACAATAATTGCAGGGTATGCAAGACATGGATTTGGCAAAGAGGCTCTTGTGATTTTTGAGTCAATGAAGGCAGCAGGAATCATTCCAGACGATGTTACAATG GTTGGGGTACTGTCAGCTTGTAGTCATACTGGCTTAGTAGATAGAGGCACTGAATATTTTTACAGAATGAATCAGCAATATGGAATAACAGCAAATTCAAAACACTATACTTGCATGATTGATCTCTTAGGTCGAGCTGGGCGCTTAGATGAGGCCCAGAATCTAATGAAAACTATGCCTTTTGAACCAGATGGTGCAACATGGGGGGCTCTCCTTGGTGCTAGCAGGATTCATGGCAATACTGAATTAGGTGAAAAAGCTGCTAAGAAGATTTTTGAGCTGGAGCCCGAAAATGCGGGCATGTATGTTcttatttcaaatttatatgcAGCTTCAGGTAGATGGAGTGATGTTCGCAATATGAGGTTGAAAATGAGGGATAAAGGAGTGAAGAAAGTACCAGGATATAGTTGGGTGGAAGCGCAGAATAAGGTTCATACATTTTCAGTTGGGGACTCTGTACACCCGGATAAGGATAAGATCTATGCCTTCTTAGAAGAGTTGGATTTTAAAATGAAACAGGAAGGGTACATTTCTTCCACAAAGTTAGTTTTACATGATGTTGAAGAAGAGGAGAAAGAGCATATGCTCAAATATCATAGTGAAAAATTAGCTGTGGCATTCGCAATTTTGTCAACACCATCTGGGAGAACAATCCGTGTGATGAAGAATTTGAGAGTGTGTGAAGATTGTCACAGTGCCTTCAAACTCATATCCAAAATTGTTGGAAGATTAATAATCTTAAGAGATTCCTATCGCTTCCACCACTTTAgtggaggttcatgttcttgcgGAGATTACTGGTAG
- the LOC133789296 gene encoding OVARIAN TUMOR DOMAIN-containing deubiquitinating enzyme 6: MTRILVQRGSSSAASSSSSSNPSRTTSSLPASSSSSSALARAEPLVNHCEAVSAVKDEEIGEELQEQVVVDELVEISNSKAVKSDDLSSNIEQNENLTDEVADSEKVRSDDIVDQGESTTNLSGSKTLERGPTEIEDVSVDSLQNVIGSSQPPPPPVPPPKPSASNSNVRRSISGSSNATRIGPSRRGTAWPVVSTRTSPTGSRPSSPRSHVEGEGYNSADEQNPCSLSSYGDIERERQFEIDIRRAKGLEVKRMLEDGNCLFRAIADQVYGDSEAYELTRQMCIDYMERERDHFSQFITEGFTSYCKRKRRDKVYGNNVEIQALSEMYNRPIHIYSYSTEPINIFHGSYNTDIPPIRLSYHHGNHYNSLVDPRRLAIGAGLGFGCLHGTNADKDQVKAAIKAQQDQQIDNALLAEGRFYSDLELTEKEIERMVMEASRAEYLAGDTFKQQIGHRESSTSNAEPSSSGARSSGSETKKVETGRDSALQDSVLSSSMQMLLAMGFSYLQAIEAYSIFGDDVDSMVCYLLETSSSSRRKGKATE; encoded by the exons ATGACTCGGATTTTGGTTCAGCGAGGCTCCTCTAGtgctgcttcttcttcttcttcttcgaacCCAAGTCGTACTACTTCTTCCTTGcctgcttcttcttcttcttcttcagctctGGCTCGTGCTGAGCCTCTAGTTAATCATTGTGAGGCTGTTTCTGCTGTGAAAGATGAAGAAATTGGAGAGGAACTGCAGGAACAAGTGGTCGTAGATGAGCTTGTTGAGATTAGCAATAGTAAGGCAGTGAAGAGCGACGATCTCAGCTCTAACATTGAGCAGAATGAGAATTTAACTGATGAAGTTGCTGATAGTGAGAAAGTCAGAAGTGATGATATTGTGGATCAAGGGGAATCAACGACAAATTTGAGTGGATCGAAAACTTTGGAGAGAGGGCCAACTGAGATTGAAGATGTAAGTGTGGATTCTCTGCAGAATGTCATTGGGAGTTCACAACCACCGCCACCTCCTGTCCCACCCCCAAAACCTTCTGCATCAAACTCAAATGTAAGGAGATCTATCTCTGGCAGTTCTAATGCAACGAGGATTGGACCCTCTAGAAGAGGAACTGCCTGGCCTGTTGTTTCAACTAGAACTTCACCAACTGGATCACGGCCTTCTTCTCCTAGGTCTCATGTTGAAGGCGAGGGGTACAATAGCGCGGATGAACAGAACCCTTGCTCTCTATCTTCTTATGGTGATATT GAACGAGAACGACAGTTTGAAATTGATATCAGACGTGCAAAAGGTTTAGAAGTCAAAAGAATGCTTGAGGATGGAAATTGTCTATTTCGTGCTATTGCAGATCAAGTTTATGGAGATTCTGAAGCATATGAGTTGACAAGAcaaatgtgcattgattacatg GAGCGAGAGAGAGATCATTTTTCTCAGTTTATAACAGAGGGCTTTACATCGTATTGTAAGAGGAAAAGAAGAGATAAG GTTTATGGAAATAATGTGGAGATCCAAGCCTTATCCGAAATGTATAATAGGCCCATCCATATCTATTCTTATAGCACAG AACCCATCAACATCTTCCATGGAAGCTATAATACTGATATACCACCCATACGGCTAAGTTATCATCATGGAAATCATTACAACTCTCTTGTTGATCCACGTCGATTAGCGATTGGTGCAGGGCTTGGTTTCGGCTGTCTTCATGGG ACAAACGCCGACAAAGATCAAGTTAAAGCTGCCATTAAAGCTCAACAAGACCAACAGATTGATAAT GCACTTCTAGCAGAGGGGCGATTTTATTCAGATCTTGAGCTTACCGAGAAGGAGATTGAACGCATGGTGATGGAAGCATCAAGAGCCGAGTATCTTGCAGGCGATACTTTTAAGCAACAAATTGGCCATAGGGAGTCTTCTACTTCCAACGCCGAGCCATCATCTTCCGGAGCTA GATCATCGGGCAGCGAGACGAAGAAAGTGGAGACGGGAAGAGACAGTGCTCTTCAAGACTCCGTCCTTAGCAGCAGCATGCAAATGTTGTTAGCAATGGGATTCAGCTACCTGCAGGCGATCGAGGCTTACAGTATTTTCGGGGACGATGTTGATTCTATGGTTTGCTACTTGTTGGAAACGAGCAGCAGTAGCAGGCGCAAAGGGAAGGCAACGGAATGA